Within the Phaseolus vulgaris cultivar G19833 chromosome 9, P. vulgaris v2.0, whole genome shotgun sequence genome, the region ATTATTTTGGCAAGCTCAGATGAAATTATCATAAACTTGATAGGAAATCATCAAAAAGTTGATTATCGATAGTTTGGATGGAATTAAAAATAGTTCTTCAAAACTAGATGGATCTGTTTAGTTTAGAAATTGAAGTGaattaaattattcattagTTCAGAAAACTAGTTTTATGCTTAAAAAACTGAACTGAACTATTAAaggttattaaattataatttttttaaaactgcACTGTCTTTACTTTTACAACTTGAGAATTAAgctttttttaaactaaattattCAGCTATAGTAAATGAATATGTATAAAACAACATTCACTTTAATCTTATAATTTTACTTAAAACACATAATGCTACACTGAAGAGCATAACATGTACATGTACTTTATAATAAATAGGTTAGTCATACATTCGGTTTACAAGGAAAAACTAAGTTAGAATCAACTATATAACTACATTCTTGTCAACTTGTGACTCTTAAACAATTTTCACATTTAATTAATGTATCTTCATGAGGTTCATGGATTAGATTTCGTCATCCTTTTATTTTGTGTCTTACCTTTACAAGgtacttcttttaattttatttttaaattacataataatttATAGTTAAACAATAGCATAAAAATCTTTATATTCTCCTTATATTTCAATTGAATTCATAATTTGTTCATACTCGAAACGTATTATTTAGTGATTCAAACGCTTGATTTTACATGTAAAGGATATTTTATAACATTTCTGACGAGAGAGAAGAAAAATAAGTTGACAAAAAGAAAGTATTTAGTAAGAAAACAGAAATAGGAGAGAAAGTAAATAggtgttagaaaaaaaaatggaaaaaataattaacttccgaaagattatttaatttaaaaaattatttttattattaatacattTCTCAACAATTCCAACCTTCTCTTTACATAAATGATTTTACTTTAAgttataaatgattttaatttaaattaatttaagagaaaaattttgttaacaccgtaaaaaatatacatttaacattgtttataataatataataatatttttaaattaaaaaataaaataaaataaaataaaatattaatttattaaaatgtgaaGGATATAATTTTACTTATCATCACCTTAATTTAATACTTTCTTACTACCAAAGCTGTCAATTACTCCAATTTTGAATCAAATTTCAGTTTAAATTTTcctatttaactttttttctgtGCCAAAGGATAACCAAAATCTTCTGAATTTTCTCTTACTGCCTATTTCAGCtgtgtaataattttttcaatataaaattggAACAAACCTTTAATTCTttgttacaatttttatttatttattatttttaactgttttagttttcatattttttaaaactacataattttgtatatatttatttgtgaatttcagttacttaaataattttttataatatattaaatcaatatatacttttttttacatttagAGTTAAAactattgaatttttaaaatatcaagattaaaattgtcaaaaaaatataaaaaaaaaatctaaatcagatacaaaaaaagttaaaaattaaatattttattttttgaaaaaaaaacatatttcttaaataattttgttaagtttagTTTCAAGTGGGACATTTGCAATTGCCATCCCCATTAAGCAACGGCTAGTTCCCTCTCTTTCGTCATCATCATGTGACCGTTCAGCACACCACCCCAGATTCTTCAAAATACATCATTGTTGTTTCTTCTACTATTTCTACAAAAACACCATTTACATTGTTGTGCAAAATTCTTGTTCTTTGTAGGAAAAAATGGGGTACTCAAATGCACCCACTGCATATTACTCCACTCTGCACGATTCAATCACTTCTCTATGCAAGACCATTCTTCCCTTGGGTCTCAAGAAACGGTGTTTGGTTTCCGCAGAGCACAGGCTGTGGAAACTTCAATCCGACAACCTCAAATGGCAGCAAGACTCTCTCCATCAGATTCTCAACTTGTTGGCTCTACACAAAGATGACATCCTATCTGAAACAGAGGTTTCAGCTTTCAGGACCCATTTGCTTGACACCCTTCTTGTCTCTCCCCCTCCGCAACAGGATTATGCCCCCATCATCAAAGACAAGCTTATGTTCTTACAGGTGAGTACTACTAGTTTTGATCTGGGAAGAATCTCACTTTTGCCTTCATTTGGCATTGACCCTCTTTGAGATTGTGTTTCCTTGGGTGATTTAACCACTTGAGAGGAAGGACCCTATAATGTTTCCAAATATTTTTAACCACTTAAAAGTAACAATCTTTTTGTAGTAAATACATTTTTGTACAAATCCATTTTTTTGCTATCTTTAACAGATGTAACTTTATTTGGATTGATAGAAAAATTACTGAGCAAAATAAGAtagaatgaaggttttaaaTTGCAGTCCTTATGTTATGGAGAATTTTAGATAAAGGAGTTGATAGCACATTGACCCCAATTACATTTATGTTTGCGGTTTTGTTACAATTTTTTGATGTTgctgaaaaataagaaaaaacgtTTCTTATTTGTCCCAATTGTGGATGATGTGTATAGACTCTAAAACTAGTGAATTGTGGCTGAGTCACAACAAAGATTTTGAATTCCAGTTATTGTTGCAATTTTTTGATGTTGCTGAAAAGTAGGAAAAAGCGTTTCTTATTAGTCCCAATTGTGCTAGGGATGATGTGTATAGACTCCAAAACTAGTGAATTGTGGCTGAGATCACAACAAAGATTTTGAATTCCAGTTATGGTTGCAATTTTGGACAGAATATTAATAAGAAGTTCAACTTTTGAGTTACTTAAGTTTTAACGAAATGTGACAGTGCTTAATTACTGACACATTTTACTTGTTGGTGCCAGGAACTTCTTCATGCCAAATGCATTTCTGAAGGAGAGTATCAATCTTCAAGAAGGCCTTTGCTTGTGAGATTGGCAGTTCAAGGAGGTGAGATTAAAGGCAGGGAAATGATAATTTCAGGGttgaaaaacacaaaagaaaatcCAGAGGAAGAATGGTCAGATATTGATTTGAAGGATGATCAGTGCTTGATGAACAAAGAGAAGTCAAATTCAAAGAAGACATCAAAGCAGCCAAGGAAGCAGGCTATGAAAGGAGCATCCTCGGTTTTAAGCTTTGGATCTCCTTTCAAATCTGGGAAAAACTCCATGGAGAAGAGCATATTCAATTCACCCACTTTACACATGCACTCAGCACAATCAAAAGTCCTTTCTCCTTCTATCTTTACCCAAAGTGAATTGAGGCATTCTAAGGAAAACAAACCCTTCTGGGATGGATCagagaagatgaagaggaagccATTTAGAGCTCTATTTCATAGggataaaaataagaaagaggGGCATGGTGGTGGTGGAGATCATCATGGTCTTGAGACAGAGAAATCATCAAAAAAGCAATGGGGGTATGATGGGTTGAGGAAATGGAAGGAAAGTGACACAGATGATGACACAGCTCCTTTGTCTCTAAATGAGAGGTCCGATAGTGAGGCCTACTTGCCTTCCTATAAGCTTTCAAGAGGATGTGGTGAGGTGTCGCTGATGAACAAGTTGCAGCATGATCAATCACCATCTGCTTTTTCCGTGGATGATAAGGTTTGAGAACTTGAAACACTTCCTTTGTTTTTCAAACTGCAAATTACATTTGCTTTTGGAAAAAAGGAACACGAAGAGCTATTTTGAACATTGAGCCAaatttctttatgaataaaCAGGTTTTGGGGGACAATGTAAAGAAGGAGCTGTCAAGAATTCCTACAGAAATGAGGAGCAGAAATACAGAAACGAGGAGTGCAAATACAAATCTCAACTTCTCGTATGTCATCTGTCaattatttcattttctatGTTTGACATCCATCTGCATATTTCTTAGAAATGCAATTTTACTtacttttttattgtataaaacaGAAGTGATCAGAAAGCAAGCAAATAGGTTAATCTTGTTTTGTAAGAAGGGTTAATGTGTGAATTTTGGACACCAAATTCTAGCAAACAATATAGGAACTAAAAAATAGTTAGATCAAACTATAGGGGAACCAAGTCGGTAATTTAACATATGTTTTTTCATTATAGCAGTAGAACTATTATTATCTGTTCCCAAGGTTTCAAGTGTTGCTAACAAGTGTGGTTTCTTATTGTGTTGAAGACCAAGGTGTGACCTGCACAGTGAAGAAGCGGTGAAGAAACAACTGAAAAACCGTGTTGGAGAAATGGAAACTAGGCACAATGATGCAGAAATGAAACATGAAAACTCGATGGGGTGGACAACATTTGAAGACGAGGAAAACCTTCACCCAAATCTTTTTGTTCACCATGATAAATCATTGCGAAGCCTTAGCAACAATCCATTTTCTTCATGGTTAGAGTAAAAGTGGTACTGTTTGAATTATTTGTATAATATCTGTGTTGCTATCATAATGTGGTCTCCTTGACAATATTTACATTTACATAGGCAAaaaaattttaatgtattatGGAACTTTACGTAAAGAGAGGAAAAGTTGATAGATTTACCTTTAGTGTGACTCTTATcacatttttatttcatgactCATCCTTCAATGTTTTTGAAATTATTGGATCCGTAATTTCTATTCTTCTTAAGTCTTAAAAAGAAGAATGTATTATATACTGGTAAGGCCCGCATAACCGAGACTATGACTCGGCACTCGGTCCAAACCGACTAACACCTCAAAGACCATTACGCATAAGCAGGATTAGTAACTAATCAGCGATCAAAAGTTAGGTAATGTACTTCTAAACATGATTCAACTCCCTAGTTTGATCCAATAAGAAAGAGTAtatgataatcatataaatagacaCAAATTCCAAGTatcaggtacgtcattataCAATACTCAGAGTATCGAGTGTCAAATTCtcacttgagcgttggagtgccttttgcaggtaccattTGAGCCCTGACTTCACGGAGACCGAGAGGCAGAGCAGTGAAAGGAGAATGAGGAGCCTGCTTTAAGAAGAAGAGATGATCGGTCGAATTATTCTCTTGGTTCCAACCCCGTTCAAGAACAATTGACGTCCATTGTGGGGTCGAGAGAATCATCTTGAAAAAGAAAGTAAATGGTATCAACCCCTAAGCATGGTGAACGAGAAGATGTCTGATGCTGAGCAGATGACACTCTTGATGTCTTTGTAGAAGGAGATTGCagagatgaagagaaagaacgaagagactaagtggaaGAATGAAGATGAGATCTTAGCTCTCCAAAAGGAGAACAAAGAGATGAAAAGAAAGTTCGTGGAAGGGGTTCATCCACCGAGTTGCCCTGGTCCACCAGCGTTTTCATGATGGTGAACTTCTCAATGTCGACCGATATCACCATAGGATCGTCCTGTGAGGGGTTGACACCCTTGAAATCTTCGTTGATGAAGGTGATGGATGACATCCTCGGTCGGAATTAAACGACTTTTACCTGATGCACTGTCCTTAGGTGTTTTTTTTCTGGCGCTGTTGGAGCTGCCTCCTCCAGCGAATCCCCTAGCGATTGTGTTGATGACCTCTCGGTCATCCCTTCTTCCATTCCTCCTTGAAGGGTCCTCCCTTCTCGGTCGACACTTGGGTGGCGGTCATCTTATATTCTCATAGAGGTGTAGTCTCTTCACTCGTTTGCTCCCTTCGCGAGGATCGCTTTGCACCTGAGTCCCCTTGTATAAATCGGTGGAGATGCTCGGCTTGGATAAGTTCCTCGATCTCATCCTTCAATGTCTGACACTCCTCAGTGGTGTGTCTACTGTTTATATGGTAACGACACTTAAGAGTGCAGCCGGTGTTCTCAGGGCTTGCAACCCTCCTTAGTGGTGGAATTAGCTCGGCACTCAAAGCCTCGTCTAAGATTTTTCCCTTCTTGATGCTTAGGGGGGTGTATCTTGTGAATCGGTGTCCCCGAATATCTCTGCACCAATCCCCTCTACCAACAGTTGGTCGGTTCTAACCCTCCTCCCTTATCACTTGCTTTGGAATTCCTGAACTTTCTCAGTTCTTATAACTGCATGAACTTAGCGGTCCTCCACCTAAGCTCGTCCCAGTTTGCAGCTGACTACATGCACAAACTGTCAGCAAAAGGTCTCGGTCGTAAGGCCGTGATCATGTGATGCATGACCATGTTCAGGCTTAGATTCTGAATGCTTATGGCTACCTTCCCAAACTTCCTCAAGGACTCCCCCTTCCCCTGGCGAATGTTAACCAGGGCGATGGAGGTCAGGTGAGGTGGTCGGGTGGCAGCGAACTGTGTCTTAAACTTGGACACTAGGGTCTCAAAGTTGTCGATGGAGTTTGGAGAGCTTCGTAAACCAGCTCAAAGCTCCCCCTCCTTTCAGTGACGTAGGGAACACTCGACACAAAACTGCATCGTCCGAAGTGTACATGCTCATGTGTGGTGTACACGTTCATGTGCTCATCAGGGTTGATCGTGTCATCATAACGTTCCATGTTAAGCCTTTCCACTTATCTGGTAGTGGAACTCCAATTATGGAATCGGTGAAGGGGTGTCGGCGGACCGAGTCCAGAGTACCGGTCATAGGGACCGACCTATTTGGATAAGATTCACCCTCAACTTCCTGGGTGGATCTTATGCCTCGGCTCCTCAACGGTTCTAGAGCTAGGATCTTATCTTCATTTTTTCTCTTAGTCTCTGCCATCTCCTTCTACATAGACATCAAGAGCAACATCTGCCCAGCATCAGACTTCTTCTCGTTCATCATGCTTCGGGTTGATACCATTtacttttcttcttcaagttgATTCTCCGTGGGCTCCAATTGTTCTTGAACGAGGTTAGACCCAAAGCTATGGAACTTGTGAGTAGTTTGTAGAAATTGAATGACCTTACTGTTGTTATGTTTTATTGAATCAATTGAGTATGCCCTAATCTTTGAATCCCCATTTTGTTTTACGCTTCCTCAGCCAGGTTTGAAATAGTGGAGCAAGTAAAGTTTATTAGCATAACACAAAAAGCGTTCCACATCATATTAATATGTTTGCTAGTGGTAATAGCTTCTCGGAAAAATTGATGAGTATCCAGAACTATCTAAGAAATCTTCATTGGTTGGTTTAAATAGCCCCGAACTATCAAACAAATGAGTATCCCGAaccttatttaatttttttatttaaaaattaataaaatattttaataataatacgatattttcatttatttataagaCAACTGCTACCACTAATAGCCGTCTTTGTAGACCAAACACTTTGGTCTAAAACGACATATTTACTTTAGAGCCGCCGTTTTACACTGATTTTATTATCCTAATTCGTAGCGCGCCACTTACACTTTCGTATTTTCTTTGTCTTTTCGCGCTTTGTCTTCCTTCTTTGCTTCGTGCtctctttgcttcttcttcatcttcaagcTCTTTGCCATTGTGTAAGTTTCTTTCATTCACTTACCATTGCTTATTTGTTTCTCTTATCCTTTTCTGTCCTTCATTATTGGTGAAAGTTTTCATTGCCTACTGTTTCATTGTCTTCCACCACTGCTGTCTTCATTGGTTATTTTATGTTCCTCCGTTGGTTCTTCGCCACTACTAGCCTCCGCTGCCGTGAGCTCGTTGCTGCTCTTCACCACCACCATTGCTGAGATTAGGGCACCATGTTTTTTCTCATTCAAAACATGAATAATTGCAATTTTTTAAAGGTTATTAAAACGACGACTTTTACCATAACTGCCATTTTAGACTGAATGTAACACGACGGCTAAATAGCCGCCTTCTTTGCTTAAAGAGAATAGACTATGTGCTGAAAAACAACGGTCAGAAAGCTGCCATTTTAAGGCTAAAATAACTGTCGTTTTTCACCTTTTCTGCACCAGTGATTGTTGAATATAGTTCCTAGGAATTTGGAACTTGAGATATTgagtatttatttagaattgattagaaaataaaataatgatactAATTATGAAACTATTAGTATGCTGTTATAATAAATAACTATGTTATATCCCTTAGTTCAAATAATCAATGACTACTTTCAATTATTAGCTTACCAAATGGGTTGAATTGGGGATGTATTGGTAATTCCTCAAAAGAAAATCCTTCTTAATATGAATCATTGAACAACAAACACCACCAAGATCATTCTAACAATCATATAGAAAACCCTTTATGTCATAAGAAAAAGACAAACGACATATCAAAGAGAAACCATAACCATTTGGGAAGGAGTTTAGATTATGTAAGGAGGGAACAaccaaaataatttagaaatgaaTTAACAAGGACTAGAAATGAGATATTTCAACAAACTAAATGATTTATCAAAATTGAATTACG harbors:
- the LOC137822771 gene encoding uncharacterized protein produces the protein MGYSNAPTAYYSTLHDSITSLCKTILPLGLKKRCLVSAEHRLWKLQSDNLKWQQDSLHQILNLLALHKDDILSETEVSAFRTHLLDTLLVSPPPQQDYAPIIKDKLMFLQELLHAKCISEGEYQSSRRPLLVRLAVQGGEIKGREMIISGLKNTKENPEEEWSDIDLKDDQCLMNKEKSNSKKTSKQPRKQAMKGASSVLSFGSPFKSGKNSMEKSIFNSPTLHMHSAQSKVLSPSIFTQSELRHSKENKPFWDGSEKMKRKPFRALFHRDKNKKEGHGGGGDHHGLETEKSSKKQWGYDGLRKWKESDTDDDTAPLSLNERSDSEAYLPSYKLSRGCGEVSLMNKLQHDQSPSAFSVDDKVLGDNVKKELSRIPTEMRSRNTETRSANTNLNFSPRCDLHSEEAVKKQLKNRVGEMETRHNDAEMKHENSMGWTTFEDEENLHPNLFVHHDKSLRSLSNNPFSSWLE